One genomic segment of Brevibacillus laterosporus LMG 15441 includes these proteins:
- a CDS encoding penicillin-binding protein 1A: protein MQNKDASAKRPRRKIGQRGRKKHPVRVVLAYCFLLGFMGLFLAGGVATGYIAALVNDEPIRNKEEIQELLFSKFQTGFAYYQDGSLIGQLRAKGEDRRMVKISEISPALINAIIATEDKYFYEHNGIVIQSTLRGTIQELTKQSVITGGSTLTQQLIKRTILSPEVSHKRKAKEILHAIRIERMFSKNQILEAYMNDVYFGKDANGSNIYGVQAAAKGIFGKDASNLDLAEASYLAGLPQSPMAYSPFNKEGYRRGLERQKMVLQRMRENNYITAAQQQQVLSTNLQAHLAKPEKRAYAEHPFLMMEIEERTAEVLLDQKLANEGRDKSQIGRNEYRQLLEEQRRQILQKGYHVYTTVHKEINTAMEKIAANPKNFGSNRTYSVTRGGKKEKIENALEEVGATLIDNKTGAIIGMMGGRDFNVEQTNHATASRQPGSAMKPIAAYAPALELGILQPGSPIDDSPVLLADGSKGTHLPLNWDRKYHGMMSAREALRQSWNVPAIKTYLKVGIPTALNYVKKMGVTTLVDSDNHAATGVIGGLAYGLNSEEITNAFSTFANDGNFVDAYMIQKIVDSRGNTIYEHNVTPVKVFSPQTAYLMTDMMRTVVNSGTGASVRRYVPKGIDMAGKTGTTNDSYDLWFVGYTPDVTLGVWTGYDVPTTIPGSAQRRPMEIWGKVMTEVFKIDSKVADKSAKFSKPSGIVSATIDSKSGMLPSELSKQTGHVITDLFNQRFVPTKVDDSHQKVRVVQVGEVLYLAQENTPDDFVTEGVFFKSPEPLPSSDQISAKNSRVGTKPADWAERMPEKEDPRVAVDGTPSAPSGVTIAKSGSGTTLTWNASPEQDVLGYRIYRASANGGFEKIATVKDPKTTTYTDAKRSDHGYYVTAVDLSGNESQASSTSGAGVDIPGDSNPPVQPNPDHNQPGTEVDPIAPPDGGQTTPPPVATSAPSKIQGVSASKTADGIKVSWKKGPAKDHIVSYNVYYAMNGTTNYQLMDSVSEPSFVLTTSEPGGSFYITAVNTYGESAPSAHAKVK from the coding sequence ATGCAGAATAAAGATGCTTCTGCCAAGAGGCCTAGACGCAAAATAGGGCAGCGCGGCAGAAAGAAGCACCCTGTACGAGTAGTTCTTGCATACTGTTTTTTGTTAGGATTTATGGGGCTGTTTCTCGCAGGTGGAGTTGCTACGGGCTACATAGCCGCTCTTGTGAATGATGAGCCGATCCGAAACAAAGAAGAGATTCAAGAGCTCTTGTTTAGCAAGTTTCAAACAGGGTTCGCCTACTATCAAGATGGTTCCTTGATCGGTCAGCTTCGAGCTAAGGGAGAAGATCGCCGGATGGTGAAGATTTCGGAGATTTCACCCGCGCTCATTAACGCCATCATTGCCACAGAGGACAAGTATTTCTATGAACATAATGGAATAGTTATTCAATCTACCTTACGTGGAACCATTCAAGAGCTTACTAAACAAAGTGTTATAACAGGTGGTAGTACTCTTACACAACAATTGATTAAACGTACCATCCTCTCACCTGAAGTAAGCCATAAACGAAAAGCGAAAGAAATTCTTCATGCCATACGAATCGAAAGAATGTTTAGCAAGAATCAAATTTTAGAAGCTTACATGAATGACGTTTATTTTGGTAAGGACGCCAATGGCTCTAACATTTATGGCGTTCAAGCAGCCGCAAAAGGGATTTTTGGCAAAGATGCAAGCAATCTTGATCTAGCCGAAGCCTCTTACTTAGCTGGACTTCCGCAGAGTCCTATGGCCTACTCTCCTTTTAACAAGGAAGGGTATCGTCGCGGACTGGAGCGCCAGAAAATGGTGCTACAACGGATGAGAGAGAACAATTACATAACAGCTGCTCAACAACAACAGGTCCTCTCCACTAATTTACAGGCACATCTCGCCAAACCAGAAAAGCGTGCATACGCTGAACACCCATTCCTTATGATGGAAATTGAGGAACGTACTGCTGAGGTTCTGTTGGACCAAAAGCTAGCAAACGAAGGTCGTGATAAATCACAAATTGGCCGCAATGAATATCGTCAGCTCCTAGAGGAGCAACGACGTCAAATTCTCCAAAAGGGCTATCATGTGTACACGACTGTGCATAAGGAAATTAATACCGCCATGGAAAAGATCGCTGCTAATCCCAAAAACTTTGGTAGCAATCGTACCTATTCTGTGACACGTGGTGGAAAAAAGGAAAAGATCGAAAACGCTCTAGAAGAAGTAGGCGCAACACTCATTGATAACAAAACAGGTGCAATCATCGGCATGATGGGTGGTCGCGACTTTAACGTTGAACAAACCAATCACGCCACCGCCTCTCGACAACCCGGTTCAGCTATGAAACCAATCGCCGCGTATGCACCAGCATTGGAGCTTGGTATCTTACAGCCGGGAAGCCCGATTGACGATTCACCTGTACTATTGGCAGATGGAAGTAAAGGTACTCACCTGCCGCTTAACTGGGACCGCAAATACCATGGTATGATGAGTGCCCGCGAAGCTCTGCGTCAATCCTGGAACGTACCAGCTATTAAAACGTATTTGAAAGTCGGAATTCCGACCGCTTTAAATTATGTGAAAAAAATGGGTGTCACCACTCTGGTCGATAGTGATAATCATGCGGCTACAGGGGTTATTGGTGGGCTAGCTTACGGTCTAAACAGCGAAGAAATTACCAATGCATTTTCTACATTTGCCAACGATGGAAATTTTGTAGATGCCTACATGATTCAAAAAATCGTGGATAGCCGTGGAAATACCATTTATGAACACAATGTCACACCTGTTAAAGTATTTAGTCCACAGACCGCCTATCTGATGACAGACATGATGCGTACTGTTGTCAACTCCGGTACTGGTGCTTCTGTGCGAAGATATGTACCCAAAGGCATAGATATGGCCGGAAAAACAGGAACTACCAATGATTCCTACGATCTTTGGTTTGTAGGCTACACACCTGATGTTACCCTTGGTGTATGGACAGGCTATGATGTTCCAACTACCATTCCTGGTTCAGCTCAACGCCGACCAATGGAAATTTGGGGCAAGGTGATGACAGAGGTCTTTAAAATTGATTCAAAAGTGGCTGACAAATCAGCGAAATTTAGTAAACCAAGCGGCATTGTCAGCGCAACAATTGATAGCAAGTCCGGCATGTTGCCAAGTGAGCTATCGAAACAAACCGGCCACGTGATTACCGATTTATTTAATCAAAGATTTGTACCAACCAAAGTGGACGATTCTCATCAAAAAGTTCGTGTTGTTCAAGTCGGTGAGGTTCTCTATCTGGCACAGGAAAATACACCAGATGATTTTGTAACAGAGGGCGTCTTCTTTAAGAGTCCAGAGCCACTCCCATCGTCTGATCAAATTTCTGCGAAAAATAGCAGGGTTGGAACTAAACCTGCCGATTGGGCAGAGCGGATGCCGGAAAAAGAAGATCCACGCGTAGCTGTAGACGGAACACCTTCTGCTCCATCAGGCGTTACTATTGCGAAATCAGGTAGTGGCACGACCCTTACGTGGAATGCCAGCCCAGAGCAGGATGTACTAGGCTATCGTATCTATCGTGCAAGCGCAAACGGTGGATTTGAAAAAATCGCAACCGTTAAGGACCCGAAAACGACAACGTACACTGATGCGAAACGTAGTGATCATGGTTACTATGTAACAGCAGTTGACCTTTCAGGTAACGAGTCTCAGGCATCTTCTACGTCAGGTGCAGGTGTGGATATCCCAGGTGATAGCAATCCGCCTGTACAGCCAAATCCTGACCACAATCAACCAGGCACGGAAGTAGATCCTATTGCTCCACCTGATGGCGGCCAAACAACGCCCCCGCCAGTAGCTACTAGTGCACCTAGTAAAATCCAAGGCGTTAGTGCTTCTAAAACAGCAGATGGAATTAAAGTCAGTTGGAAAAAAGGTCCAGCGAAAGATCACATCGTTTCCTACAACGTTTACTATGCTATGAATGGTACAACGAACTATCAATTGATGGATTCCGTATCCGAACCAAGCTTTGTATTAACCACAAGTGAGCCTGGAGGTAGCTTCTACATCACTGCAGTGAATACCTATGGTGAATCTGCTCCTTCAGCCCATGCAAAAGTAAAATAA